One segment of Pandoraea pnomenusa DNA contains the following:
- the rplV gene encoding 50S ribosomal protein L22, with the protein MEVKAIHRGARISAQKTRLVADQIRGLPLERALNVLTFSPKKAAVIIKKVLESAIANAEHNEGADIDELRVKGIYVDKATSLKRFTARAKGRGNRIEKQTCHITVTLGN; encoded by the coding sequence ATGGAAGTGAAAGCAATTCATCGCGGTGCCCGTATCTCGGCGCAGAAGACGCGTCTGGTCGCTGACCAGATCCGCGGCCTGCCGCTGGAGCGTGCGCTCAATGTCCTGACCTTCTCGCCGAAGAAGGCCGCGGTCATCATCAAGAAGGTGCTGGAGTCGGCAATCGCCAACGCCGAGCACAACGAAGGTGCTGACATCGACGAACTGCGCGTCAAGGGCATTTACGTCGACAAGGCGACCTCGCTCAAGCGTTTCACCGCGCGCGCCAAGGGCCGTGGTAATCGCATCGAGAAGCAAACCTGTCACATCACTGTGACGCTGGGCAACTAA
- the rpsC gene encoding 30S ribosomal protein S3, which produces MGQKIHPTGFRLAVSRNWASRWYANNQNFAQMLKEDIGVREYLKKKLKNASVGRVVIERPAKNARITIFSSRPGVVIGKKGEDIEILKAELQKRMGVPVHVNIEEIRKPETDAQLIADSIAQQLERRIMFRRAMKRAMQNAMRLGAQGIKIMSAGRLNGIEIARTEWYREGRVPLHTLRADIDYATSEAKTTYGIIGIKVWVYKGDTLGRNDAPVAEEPAEEKRPRRNARPGDRRPRRDDAGDKAGAKRGGARRPAGKPEGDAKTGE; this is translated from the coding sequence ATGGGACAGAAAATTCATCCGACTGGCTTCCGTCTGGCTGTCAGCCGTAACTGGGCTTCGCGTTGGTACGCCAACAACCAGAATTTCGCGCAAATGCTGAAGGAAGACATCGGCGTTCGCGAATATCTGAAGAAGAAGCTGAAGAACGCTTCGGTCGGCCGCGTGGTCATCGAACGTCCGGCCAAGAATGCCCGCATCACGATTTTCAGCTCGCGTCCGGGCGTTGTGATCGGCAAGAAGGGCGAGGACATCGAGATCCTCAAGGCTGAGCTGCAGAAGCGCATGGGCGTGCCCGTGCACGTGAACATCGAGGAAATCCGCAAGCCGGAAACCGATGCGCAGCTGATCGCCGATTCGATCGCTCAGCAGCTCGAGCGCCGTATCATGTTCCGTCGCGCAATGAAGCGTGCGATGCAGAACGCGATGCGTCTGGGTGCCCAGGGCATCAAGATCATGAGCGCCGGCCGTCTGAACGGCATCGAAATCGCCCGTACCGAGTGGTATCGCGAAGGCCGTGTGCCCCTGCACACCCTGCGCGCCGACATCGACTACGCAACCTCGGAAGCGAAGACGACCTACGGCATCATCGGTATCAAGGTGTGGGTGTACAAGGGTGACACGCTGGGCCGCAACGACGCTCCGGTGGCTGAAGAGCCGGCGGAAGAAAAGCGTCCGCGCCGCAACGCGCGTCCGGGCGACCGCCGCCCCCGTCGTGACGATGCTGGCGACAAGGCCGGCGCGAAGCGCGGTGGTGCACGCCGCCCGGCTGGCAAGCCTGAAGGCGACGCCAAGACTGGAGAATAA
- the rplB gene encoding 50S ribosomal protein L2, which yields MALVKTKPTSPGRRSLVKVVNKDLHKGKPFAPLLDTKSKTAGRNNNGHITTRHMGGGHKQHYRIVDFRRNKDGITAKVERLEYDPNRSANIALLCYADGERRYILAPKGMTVGQQVVSGSEAPIKAGNTLPIRNIPVGTTIHGIELQPGKGAQIARAAGTSAMLLAREGTYAQVRLRSGEVRRVHIECRATIGEVGNEEHSLRQLGKAGAKRWRGIRPTVRGVAMNPVDHPHGGGEGRTAAGRHPVSPWGQHTKGKRTRSTKRTDSMIVQRRGKKR from the coding sequence ATGGCACTCGTCAAAACGAAACCGACGTCGCCGGGCCGCCGTTCGCTGGTCAAGGTCGTCAACAAGGATCTGCACAAGGGCAAGCCGTTCGCCCCGCTGCTCGATACCAAGAGCAAGACCGCTGGCCGTAACAACAACGGTCACATCACCACCCGTCACATGGGTGGCGGTCACAAGCAGCACTACCGTATCGTCGATTTCCGTCGCAACAAGGACGGCATCACGGCGAAGGTCGAGCGCCTGGAATACGATCCGAACCGCAGCGCGAACATCGCACTGTTGTGCTACGCCGACGGCGAGCGTCGTTACATTCTTGCACCGAAGGGCATGACCGTCGGCCAGCAAGTGGTGAGCGGCTCGGAAGCGCCGATCAAGGCTGGCAACACGCTGCCGATCCGCAACATTCCGGTCGGTACGACGATTCACGGCATCGAACTGCAGCCGGGCAAGGGTGCGCAGATCGCGCGCGCTGCCGGTACGTCCGCAATGCTGCTGGCTCGCGAAGGCACGTACGCTCAAGTGCGTCTGCGTTCGGGTGAAGTCCGTCGCGTGCACATCGAGTGCCGCGCCACCATCGGTGAAGTCGGCAACGAAGAGCACAGCCTGCGCCAACTGGGCAAGGCCGGTGCGAAGCGTTGGCGCGGTATTCGCCCGACCGTTCGCGGTGTGGCGATGAACCCGGTGGATCACCCGCACGGTGGTGGTGAAGGTCGTACGGCTGCTGGTCGTCATCCGGTCAGCCCGTGGGGTCAGCATACCAAGGGTAAGCGTACCCGCTCGACCAAGCGCACCGACAGCATGATCGTTCAGCGTCGCGGCAAGAAGCGTTAA
- the rpsS gene encoding 30S ribosomal protein S19, producing the protein MTRSVKKGPFCDAHLLKKVEAAAASRDKKPIKTWSRRSTVLPDFIGLTIAVHNGRQHVPVYVTENMVGHKLGEFALTRTFKGHAADKKAKK; encoded by the coding sequence ATGACTCGTTCTGTTAAAAAAGGTCCGTTTTGCGACGCTCATCTGCTGAAGAAAGTGGAAGCGGCAGCTGCATCGCGTGACAAGAAGCCGATCAAGACCTGGTCGCGTCGTTCGACCGTCCTGCCCGATTTCATCGGCCTGACGATCGCTGTGCACAATGGCCGTCAACACGTGCCGGTGTACGTGACGGAAAACATGGTCGGCCACAAGCTGGGTGAGTTCGCGCTCACCCGTACCTTCAAGGGCCATGCGGCCGACAAGAAGGCGAAGAAATAA
- the rplW gene encoding 50S ribosomal protein L23, translated as MSDVRKNDHRLYQVLLAPVISEKATLVADKNEQVVFQVARDANKQEVKAAVELLFKVEVESVQILNRKGKQKRFGRFMGRRDHEKKAYVSLKPGQEINFEAEAK; from the coding sequence ATGAGCGACGTGCGTAAAAACGACCATCGTCTGTACCAGGTCCTGCTCGCGCCGGTGATCTCCGAAAAGGCGACGCTGGTGGCTGACAAGAATGAACAAGTGGTGTTCCAAGTTGCACGCGACGCGAACAAGCAAGAAGTGAAGGCTGCGGTTGAGCTTCTCTTCAAGGTTGAAGTCGAGTCGGTGCAGATCCTGAACCGCAAGGGCAAGCAAAAGCGCTTTGGCCGCTTCATGGGTCGTCGCGACCACGAGAAGAAGGCCTACGTCAGCCTGAAGCCGGGTCAGGAAATCAATTTTGAAGCGGAGGCCAAGTAA